From the genome of Pirellulaceae bacterium:
GGCCGATCAACCTGCCGACTTCAGCTGCAGCCTGGCAATTGCCGCCACCTTGCTCGAAACCCTTGCCGGTGGTTGAAGCCGAAAACAGTGTCTTGCCAGAGTCATCGTCGATGGCCTGGCAATAAAAATGCTTCAGCGTTCGATGCACACTCAGCCGTGGGCACTGCGCAGTACCGTGAAGCTTTTTGCGCACGCGAAAGCCCCGACGCTCACGCTGCTTGTTGATTACTTTCCTAAGTTTCATGGCCCACCTGCCAGTACAATCAAATCAAAATATTGTTATTAACTTCTCGTCGCCACCCAGGCCCGAGCAGGAACTCGTCGATGCAAGTCTAAGTAGCCGACTTACCTGGCTTGATCTTCACTTGCTCCCCTTGGTAGCGAATTCCCTTGCCCTTGTAGGGCTCCGGCTTACGCAACGCCCTGACTTCAGCCGCAAATTGGCCAACCTGTTGTTTGTCGCAACCCTGTACCACGATGTGCGTTTGGTCGGGGCAAGTAACCGACAAGCCCTCGGGAATTGCCTTCTTGAGCTCGTTGGCAAATCCCACGCGCAGTTGCAACTGTTTGCCTTGTATGGCACACAGGTAGCCAACACCGACCACCTCCAGCCGCTTCTCGTAGCCGTTCTTGACTCCGTGAATCATATTGTTAATCACCGCCCGCGTCAGCCCGTGCAGTTCGCGCGCCGTCCGTGATTCGGTATCGCGACTTACGCAGACCGAGCCATCGGACACCGCCACCGAAACCTCGGGGCGACACTGAAACTGCAATTTGCCTTTGGGGCCTTCGACCAGTACTGTCCGATCTTGGACGCTAACTTTCACGCCATCCACGATAGCTACTGGTTTCTTACCGATACGCGACATGATTCAGCCGATCAAACTTGGTTCCAAAACTTCAGGCCACTTCCCGACACCACTGTGTTCCCGATATCACTGTGGGCAGTGGTTAACAAACTTCGCACAAAACTTCGCCACCGAGCTTCTGCTGACGAGCCTCACGATCGCTGACCATGCCCTTGCTGGTACTGAGAATCGAAATCCCCATGCCATTAAGCACTGGACGCAGATCGGTGCACTTGCTATAGACTCGCCGGCCAGGCTTGCTGACTCGTCGAATCGACTGAATCACACGCTCGCCGTTAGGACCATACTTCAGCTCGATACGCAATTGCTTTACAGGCTGAGAATCGATTACCTGGAAGTCCCAAATATAGCCTTCGCGCTTGAGTACCTCGGCCAGTCCCAGCTTGAGACGGGACGTGGGTACATCCACGTGAGGTCGCTCTACACGAACAGCATTGCGAATTCGAGTCAGCATGTCAGCGATAGGGTCAGTCAACATCGCAGTATGTTTCCCCTTTGGCGAAACTATTAAAGACTATCTTGCGGGACAGTCCGCGTTGGCCAGACAATTTCCAGCCGCCGCATCATCAAACACTACATCATTCAATTCAGCCTTGTTAACCGGCGGTCGCCAGCCACAGGACTCCAACGCAATCAATCCACAATCCCACGTCACCAGCTTGCCTTACGAACCCCAGGAATCATTCCTTGGTCGGCCAGCTTCCGAAAACAGATGCGGCAAATTCCAAACTTGCGATACACCGCGCGGGGCCGTCCGCACAGCTTGCAACGATTCTCTCTTCGGACACTAAACTTGGGTGTTCGATTGGCTTTGGCTATTTTGCTTTTACTGGCCACGGGTTCTGCTATCCACGTAGGTATTGGGAACTAATGAAATATCACAGGTCAATTAAATCGATCGATCAACAGTTTCAGGCGTGTGATTTACTCAGTTTTGCTCAGCAGCGATCGCCTCAATCAGGCCGATCGACTCTTCTCTTTCGGAGCTTGGAACGGCATGCCCAAGGCAGCTAACAGTTCAAAGCCTTGTTCGTTGGTAGTTGCCGAAGTCGTAATCGTGATGTTCATGCCTTGGGGCTTGAGGTACTTGTCAGGGTTCAATTCTGGAAACACTAACTGCTCACTCAATCCCAGCGAATAATTGCCGCGTCCATCAAAGGCGGTCCGACTGATACCACGGAAGTCACGCACGCGCGGCAGTACAACGCTGATCAGTCGATCCAAGAATTCATACATCCGCTGGCGGCGAAGAGTCACCTTGCAGCCGATGTTCATGTCTTCGCGCAATTTGAAATTGGCAACCGACTGACGAGCCTTAGTGTAGACCGGTCGCTGACCGGCCATATCAGTCATGGCGTCAAAGGCCAATTCCAAATTCTTCTTGTCGGCGACGGCTGAACCCACCCCCATATTGATAACAATCTTCTCTAGCCGAGGCACGGCCATTGGATTGGTAATGCCCAACTGCTTTGCCAACTGCGGGCGAACTTGCTGTTCGTAAAGTTCTTGTAATCGTGGAGCCATCTCTGGGGCTTCCTATCTCACATCAAATTCGTGTGGAAATGTAAAAAAATCTTGTGTCGCTATTCAAAATCGCACTGCGGTGCGGTCACTTCTTGCCAGCATGAGCGGCTCGCGCCGGCGCAATTGTGCCCAACGAAACGCCACTGGCCTTGGCATATCGCTCTTTGCTGCCATCCTGCAAAAATCGTACGCCCAATCGGGATCGCTTACCGGTCTGTGGGCAAATCAACATCACGTTACTGGCGTCGATTGGCATCTCGCGGCTCAATCGACCGCCCTGAGGATTCTTGGCACTGCGCCGAACGTGTTTGTAAACTTTGTTAACACCTTCCACGGTAACGTGCCCCGTCTGACGATTGACCGCCAGAACTTTCCCTTGCGTTCCCTTGTATTCACCGCGAATCACCAGGACCAAATCTTCTTTACGCAACAACATGGCCGTACCCTACTGGAACCACTGTACTCTTAAACTGACTGCACCTGCAACCGAACCATTCACACTACAGACCGCGCGCCGCCAACACCCTATGGCTGACAACTGTCACACCACCTCACTAGCCAAACTAACAATCTTCATAAACTTGCGGTCACGCAACTCGCGAGCCACCGCACCGAAAATGCGTGTTCCACGAGGATTTGCATCCTTATCGATCAACACTACTGCATTGGAATCGAAGCGGATGTAACTACCGTCGGCGCGGCGCGTCGGCTGCTTGCAGCGGACAACCACCGCCCGAACAACCGCCTTCTTCTTGACGTCACTACCGGCTTGCACCGACTTGACCGAACAAATAATCACGTCTCCCAGGCCAGCGTACCGCCGACGCGTGCCACCGAGCACCTTGATACACATCACTTCCTTAGCACCGCTGTTATCTGCTACGGCGAGTCGTGTTTCTTGTTGGATCATGTTCTGACCGTTGGGAAATAAGTTGTCTGTGTTGACTTAATTGTGTTAATTTGGCTCCGGCCCGACCGGAGTCACTCAGGCAGCACC
Proteins encoded in this window:
- the rplR gene encoding 50S ribosomal protein L18, with amino-acid sequence MKLRKVINKQRERRGFRVRKKLHGTAQCPRLSVHRTLKHFYCQAIDDDSGKTLFSASTTGKGFEQGGGNCQAAAEVGRLIGQKAKAAGVAQACMDRGSAKYHGRLAAFADAAREAGLQI
- the rplF gene encoding 50S ribosomal protein L6, producing the protein MSRIGKKPVAIVDGVKVSVQDRTVLVEGPKGKLQFQCRPEVSVAVSDGSVCVSRDTESRTARELHGLTRAVINNMIHGVKNGYEKRLEVVGVGYLCAIQGKQLQLRVGFANELKKAIPEGLSVTCPDQTHIVVQGCDKQQVGQFAAEVRALRKPEPYKGKGIRYQGEQVKIKPGKSAT
- the rpsH gene encoding 30S ribosomal protein S8 is translated as MLTDPIADMLTRIRNAVRVERPHVDVPTSRLKLGLAEVLKREGYIWDFQVIDSQPVKQLRIELKYGPNGERVIQSIRRVSKPGRRVYSKCTDLRPVLNGMGISILSTSKGMVSDREARQQKLGGEVLCEVC
- a CDS encoding type Z 30S ribosomal protein S14; the encoded protein is MASKSKIAKANRTPKFSVRRENRCKLCGRPRAVYRKFGICRICFRKLADQGMIPGVRKASW
- the rplE gene encoding 50S ribosomal protein L5, with the translated sequence MAPRLQELYEQQVRPQLAKQLGITNPMAVPRLEKIVINMGVGSAVADKKNLELAFDAMTDMAGQRPVYTKARQSVANFKLREDMNIGCKVTLRRQRMYEFLDRLISVVLPRVRDFRGISRTAFDGRGNYSLGLSEQLVFPELNPDKYLKPQGMNITITTSATTNEQGFELLAALGMPFQAPKEKSRSA
- the rplX gene encoding 50S ribosomal protein L24; translation: MLLRKEDLVLVIRGEYKGTQGKVLAVNRQTGHVTVEGVNKVYKHVRRSAKNPQGGRLSREMPIDASNVMLICPQTGKRSRLGVRFLQDGSKERYAKASGVSLGTIAPARAAHAGKK
- the rplN gene encoding 50S ribosomal protein L14 translates to MIQQETRLAVADNSGAKEVMCIKVLGGTRRRYAGLGDVIICSVKSVQAGSDVKKKAVVRAVVVRCKQPTRRADGSYIRFDSNAVVLIDKDANPRGTRIFGAVARELRDRKFMKIVSLASEVV